ATCCCCCCCCTGCCACTCTTTGAGAACTTCTCACCCTCGTACAGCAGGAACTCCGTGGAGGCCACGTTGAACGGGAGAACATAGCCCTCTCCACTCGCCATCAGGAGGGCGGGAAGTATTATCGTGTGGAACGGGATGTTGTCCTTACCGACGAAGTAAACGGACCTCGTCTCACTGTTCCTCCAGAACTCATTGAATTTGCTTATCTCACCCCTTCTGTGGAAGTACTCCTTGACCGCCGAGACGTAGCCCAGCACGGCCTCCATCCAGACGTAAATTGTCTTCCCCTCGGATCCGGGGAAGGGAGCTGGGATACCCCACTTGTTGTCCCTAGTCAGGGATCTCGGTTTGAGTCCCTCCTCGAGCATCGATAGTGAGGCCGCTCTCGCATTGGCGGGGAGATTCTCGTTATTCTCTATATACCTCCTCAGCTCTCTTGAGAACTTCGGGAGATCGAAGAACCAGTGCTTGGTTCTCCTCATCTCAGGGACCGATCCGCATAGAGCGCACTTAGGGTCTATCAGGTCGGTGGGATTGAGGAGCCTGCCGCAACGCTCGCACTGATCCCCGTGAGCCCCCTCGTACCCGCAGTACGGACACTTTCCAGTGACGAACCTATCCGGAAGGAACATCCCA
This portion of the Candidatus Korarchaeota archaeon NZ13-K genome encodes:
- the metG gene encoding methionine--tRNA ligase, which produces MRWIVASAWPYINTVPHLGTLIQVLSSDVFARFLRKIGEEVVFVSGSDEHGTPIEIEAIRRGRHPRELTDEMHEYVSELFRSFGISFDNYTRTESEIHKEFVRDFYLRVYENGHIFEMETEQLFCPKDGMFLPDRFVTGKCPYCGYEGAHGDQCERCGRLLNPTDLIDPKCALCGSVPEMRRTKHWFFDLPKFSRELRRYIENNENLPANARAASLSMLEEGLKPRSLTRDNKWGIPAPFPGSEGKTIYVWMEAVLGYVSAVKEYFHRRGEISKFNEFWRNSETRSVYFVGKDNIPFHTIILPALLMASGEGYVLPFNVASTEFLLYEGEKFSKSGRGG